A segment of the Rhea pennata isolate bPtePen1 chromosome 38, bPtePen1.pri, whole genome shotgun sequence genome:
CTCTGCGGTCGCCTCAGACAGCTCGATGCCTGATTGGCTAGTGTGCGCTGCCACTCCGGCCCTGCTGCCGCCTCTGATTGGTTCCAGCCCAGCTCGCCTGCGCTTATTGGTTGGGTCGGGCGCGGCCCGCCTCCTGGGTGGCCGtgctgccttctgctgctgctcccacccCTTCCTCCTGTGCGGCGTTCTTATTGGTCGCCTCTAGCCGTCATTTGATTTTCCTGTGCTTCTATTGGTCGGTGTTTCTGCACACTGGTCCTGTCCCTCCAAGGGCCGGCCCGCCGCTTTCCCATTTCGCTTTCTGATTGGCGGCTGTCCCCATCCGTCTGCCGCCTCGCGCCAATTACGGAGCGGAGAGTGTGGGGCAACCGTCTCCCTGGCAACCAGCTcgggcgggcggggcgccgATGATGCCCGAGCCCCGCCCCTGGGGGCGGAACTCCGTGACGTTAGGGGCGGGGCTCCAGACAGCCAGTGGGACGCGGCGGCGTGGGGGCAGGGGCGGGGTGAAGGGTCAGGCCTGGtccaagatggcggcggcgccggggaggTGAGCGTGGGgtgggcgggggagggggggaggctTTGATCTCCTTCCCCTCCGTCCCCGGTAGGACCGGGGCGCCCGGgccccctccccctcctgctgccccaggacggggcccaggtgtccgagccccccccccaatagCACCGGGGCCTCCGAGCAGCTTCCCCCTCGCCAAGGCCTCGGATGGGACCCAGGCGTCTGGGCCCTCTCCCTTCCCGGGcgggacccaggtgtccgggatCCCCTCTCCCCCGGCACCCAGGCGTCTGAGtcttcctctccccaccccgccccgggacccaggcgtccgggctccTCCCCGCCGTGGGACCCAGGCGCCCGggcccctcctcccccctcccgtgggacccaggcgtccgggccccaCCCCCCAGGTGGTACCTAGGAGCCCGGAGCCTCCtcccgcccccccaccccacgaGATGGGACCGAGGTGGGGGTCCCCGTTGGCCCCCAGGTGTCCCGTCCTCCCCCCCTCCCGGTTGATCCCCAGGCGCGCGGGGCAgtgggggcggcggcgggggctccaCGAGCCGCTGCCCAACCCTGGCTGTCTGCAGGCAGGGGCCGGCAGTACTGGCCTGGGCAGCCCTGTGCCTGGTGGCTGCCCTTGCCGTGGACCGCAGCAACTTTAAGACCTGCGAGCAGAGCGCCTTCTGCAGGTGCGTTTGGTGGAGGGTTGGAGGGGGGCTGTCGCTGCGccccccagggctgccctgactccaccactgccactgcccctgcAGGCGCCAGCGGAGCCTCCAGCCCGGCAGCTCCCCGTACCGCGCGCTGCTGGAGTCGCTGCAGCTCGGCCCTGATTCTGCCACGCTGCAGCTCATCAATGAGGACAACAAGGTCTGGGAGCGGAGGGTGAAGGGGGATCCGAGGGACTGGGGGGCCCTCAGGGGGTTGGGGGTTCCGGGGAAGGGGCTGTGCGCCGCTGAGGCCACCCTGatgcaggtgctgctgctgctggagctctgggggctgcagggcaacaTGACTCGCATCCGCATCGACGAGCTGAACCCGCTGCGGCCCCGGTTCCGGGTGCCGGATGTGCTGGTGGCCGAGCCGCCTGCTGTACCGTGAGTGACGGGGACGGGGGGAGGCTgcggggatggggacaggggatggggagggggatGCAGGACAGTTGTGGGGACGGGGGACGTGAGGAGTCTGTGGGGACATAGGGACAAGGGTGTGGTGTGGCTACAGGTATGGGGAGAGGGGTGGCAGGAGGATACTTGGACACAGGGAGGCCGTGAGAATGTAgagatggggacagggatgcGAGACAGCCGTGGGAATGGGGTTGTGGGTGCAGGGAGGCTGTGGGAACAGACACACAGGGATGGGGACGCAGGGAGGACATGGGCGCGGAGGGGCTGGGGAGGCTGTGGGGCCGGGGTGTCTGCCCTGAACGCTGGTGCCCGCAGGCTGGCGGTGACGGGGCGCGATGAGAGCAGCGTGGAGCTGGCGCTGGGCGCAGGGGGCCACCGGCTCCTGGTGACGGCGAAGCCCTTCCGCCTGGACCTGCTGCGGGACcgagagctgctctgcagcgtCAACGCCCGCGGGCTGCTGCTCTTCGAGCACCTCCGCCGGCGCCCGTGAGttggggcggccccggggggaggggaggggggagacgcggccccgggggcaggcggcggggagggagcgcggccccggcgaggGAGGTGGGGCAtggccgcggggcgggggggaacgCGGCCCCAGTGGGGGGgacgcggccccggggcggccgggggcctCGCACTGACTCTCGCTGTGTTTCTGTTTCCGTTTGGTTGCGCTCCCCCCGCCCGGGCCCCAGTTTCTCGGATAAAGTTAGTAGCTCGGTCAGTAGCTTGTGGGATAAGATCAAGAGCCTTTTCCGTAGGTAAATCTCTGGCTTTTGCTGCTGTCTCTGCTTCCCCTCTCCCACCACCCcccgcccggctcccgcggggcTCCTGAGGGatcggggccggggggagcggggggccggggaggcAGCTAGAGAGAGCGCGCCGGGCCCCGCATCGCCGGAGCCTCCCCCCGCCTGcagccgccgcggagccgggcgccccCGGCACCCCCCACAAACTCGCCCCGCGCAGGGAGATGCCTGCGGAGCCGGCGGCGACAGAGGAGCACGGAGCAGCGGCCGACGGCGAGAGCGCCGAGGTCCCGGGGGAAGCGGCGGCAGTGACCGGGGCCCcccctgaccctgacagccccacgcagcccccgaCGCCAGCGGGGGCCCCCAGCGAGGCTGCCGAGGAGCCGGGCGCCTGGGAGGAGACCTTCAAGACGCACACGGACAGCAAGCCGCACGGTGAGCGCCGGCGGCATGGGCCTGGCGGCCGTCCcggcgccgccaccgccgccgctcACCCCCTCCCTCCGCCGCAGGCCCAACTTCCGTGGGGCTGGACTTCTCGCTGCCGGGCTTTGAGCATGTCTACGGCATCCCGGAGCACGCGGAGAGCCTGCGGCTCCACACCACCGAGTGAGCGTGGGGaccggcggggggccgggccgggccgggccgcagcggGGACTCACGGCTCGGGCCTCCCGCAGGGGCGGCGACCCGTATCGCCTCTACAACCTGGACGTCTTCCAGTACGAGCTCTACAACCCCATGGCGCTCTACGGCTCCGTGCCGCTGCTGCTGGCCCACAACGCCCACCGCACCCTCGGCATCTTCTGGCTCAACGCTGCCGAGACCTGGGTCGACATCGGCTCCAACACGGCCGGCAAGGTgcggcggcggtgcgggggGAGCGGCAGCGGTGGAGGGGGGCGCGCCAGGGGGCCGGTACCCAcgctgccccgctccccccgcgcAGACCCTCTTCGGGAAGCTGCTGGATTACATGCAGGGTGGCGGCGAGACGCCGCAGACCGACGTGCGCTGGATGTCGGAGAGCGGCATCATCGACGTCTTCCTGCTGCTGGGCCCCACGCCCGCTGCCGTGTCGGCGCAGTACGCCTCCCTCACCGGTACggtgcggggctgggggggccgCCACTGCCGCCCTGCCCCCCCTGCCGCGAGCCCCCCACCCTCCCCACAGGCACCCAGGCCCTGCCGCCGCTCTTCGCCCTGGGCTACCACCAGAGCCGCTGGAACTACAACGACGAGGAGGACGTGGCGGCGGTGGAGCGGGGCTTCGACGAGCACGACATCCCCTGCGACGTCATCTGGCTGGACATCGAGCACGCCGACGGCAAGCGCTACTTCACCTGGGACCCCAGCAAGTTCCCGCAGCCCCACGCCATGCTGCAGCGCCTGGCCGCCAAGAAGCGCAAGGTGGGACGAcgccgcgggggccccgcggTGCGGCCCGTCCCCTCTCACCGTCCTTGACGTGGCTGCTCTTCCTCCCCGGCAAGATGGTGAGCATCGTGGACCCGCACATCAAGGTGGACAGCGGCTACCGCGTACACAACGAGATCCGCTCCCGCGGCTTTTACATCAAGACTAAGGATGGCAACGACTACGAGGGCTGGTGCTGGCCAGGTGAgcgtggggccggggcggcggcgtgGGGGCCAGGGGGAGCCCGCGCTCACCACCGCCACTGCCCCCAGGCTCCGCCGGCTATCCCGACTTCACCGACCCGGCCATGCGCGCTTGGTGGGCCAGCATGTTCGGCTACGAGCAGTACGAGGTGAGGAGATGGGGGGCCGGGCGCGTGGGCTCcggtgcctgctgctgctggctcaccgccttcccccccgccccggcagGGCTCTGCCGAAAACCTTTTCACCTGGAACGACATGAACGAGCCGTCGGTGTTCAGCGGCCCCGAGGTGACCATGCACAAGGACGCAGTGCACCACGGTGGCTGGGAGCACCGCGACCTCCACAACCTCTACGGCTTCTATGTGGTGAGCATGGGGTGGTGGGGCGGCTGCCCGGTGCCCGCCAGGCTCCAGCACCGGGCAATCGCCCCCTCactgcctcctccctccttctcccgCAGCAAATGGCGACGGCGCAGGGGCAGGTGCAGCGCTCCGGAGGCCGGGAGCGACCCTTCGTGCTGAGCCGGGCCTTCTTCGCCGGCTCCCAGCGCTACGGTGAGCGTGGCAGGCTGGCGCCGCCAGCACCCGGCCGAGCCGCCTGCCTCACTTGTCCCCCTCTTTCCGTGCAGGTGCCGTGTGGACGGGTGACAACGCGGCCGAGTGGGACCACCTGAAGATCTCCATTGCCATGTGCCTCAGTATGGGGCTGGCCGGGCTCTCCTTCTGCGGAGGTGAGTGGGGCGGGAAGGGCCCAggggggctgccggcgccgtgggggctgccctgagccccggCTCCCCCTCGCTGCAGCGGACGTGGGCGGCTTCTTCAAGAACCCAGACGCGGAGCTGCTGGTGCGCTGGTACCAGGCGGGCGCCTACCAGCCCTTCTTCCGGGCTCACGCTCACCTGGACACTGCCCATCGCGAGCCCTGGCTCTTCGGCGAGGAGAACACGGCGCTGATCCGTGCCGCCATCCGCCAGCGCTACTCCCTGCTGCCCTTCTGGTACACGGCCTTCTACCACAGCTACCGCCACGGGCAGCCCGTCATGA
Coding sequences within it:
- the GANAB gene encoding neutral alpha-glucosidase AB isoform X2 is translated as MAAAPGRQGPAVLAWAALCLVAALAVDRSNFKTCEQSAFCRRQRSLQPGSSPYRALLESLQLGPDSATLQLINEDNKVLLLLELWGLQGNMTRIRIDELNPLRPRFRVPDVLVAEPPAVPLAVTGRDESSVELALGAGGHRLLVTAKPFRLDLLRDRELLCSVNARGLLLFEHLRRRPEMPAEPAATEEHGAAADGESAEVPGEAAAVTGAPPDPDSPTQPPTPAGAPSEAAEEPGAWEETFKTHTDSKPHGPTSVGLDFSLPGFEHVYGIPEHAESLRLHTTEGGDPYRLYNLDVFQYELYNPMALYGSVPLLLAHNAHRTLGIFWLNAAETWVDIGSNTAGKTLFGKLLDYMQGGGETPQTDVRWMSESGIIDVFLLLGPTPAAVSAQYASLTGTQALPPLFALGYHQSRWNYNDEEDVAAVERGFDEHDIPCDVIWLDIEHADGKRYFTWDPSKFPQPHAMLQRLAAKKRKMVSIVDPHIKVDSGYRVHNEIRSRGFYIKTKDGNDYEGWCWPGSAGYPDFTDPAMRAWWASMFGYEQYEGSAENLFTWNDMNEPSVFSGPEVTMHKDAVHHGGWEHRDLHNLYGFYVQMATAQGQVQRSGGRERPFVLSRAFFAGSQRYGAVWTGDNAAEWDHLKISIAMCLSMGLAGLSFCGADVGGFFKNPDAELLVRWYQAGAYQPFFRAHAHLDTAHREPWLFGEENTALIRAAIRQRYSLLPFWYTAFYHSYRHGQPVMRPLWMEFPDDVTTFAIDDQYMIDRALLVHPVTEQGARGVQVYLPGKGEVWYDVASRQKHHAPQTLYVPVTMSSVPVFQRGGTVVPRQERVRRSAECMRHDPFTLYVALSPQGTAEGDLFLDDGHTFDFQTQNRFLHRRFTFASGTLTASTADPAGAFDTPAWLERVVILGVGKPATVVLRPAAGPETLLDFQHEAETSVLTLRKPGVRMADDWSILLR
- the GANAB gene encoding neutral alpha-glucosidase AB isoform X1, producing MAAAPGRQGPAVLAWAALCLVAALAVDRSNFKTCEQSAFCRRQRSLQPGSSPYRALLESLQLGPDSATLQLINEDNKVLLLLELWGLQGNMTRIRIDELNPLRPRFRVPDVLVAEPPAVPLAVTGRDESSVELALGAGGHRLLVTAKPFRLDLLRDRELLCSVNARGLLLFEHLRRRPFSDKVSSSVSSLWDKIKSLFRREMPAEPAATEEHGAAADGESAEVPGEAAAVTGAPPDPDSPTQPPTPAGAPSEAAEEPGAWEETFKTHTDSKPHGPTSVGLDFSLPGFEHVYGIPEHAESLRLHTTEGGDPYRLYNLDVFQYELYNPMALYGSVPLLLAHNAHRTLGIFWLNAAETWVDIGSNTAGKTLFGKLLDYMQGGGETPQTDVRWMSESGIIDVFLLLGPTPAAVSAQYASLTGTQALPPLFALGYHQSRWNYNDEEDVAAVERGFDEHDIPCDVIWLDIEHADGKRYFTWDPSKFPQPHAMLQRLAAKKRKMVSIVDPHIKVDSGYRVHNEIRSRGFYIKTKDGNDYEGWCWPGSAGYPDFTDPAMRAWWASMFGYEQYEGSAENLFTWNDMNEPSVFSGPEVTMHKDAVHHGGWEHRDLHNLYGFYVQMATAQGQVQRSGGRERPFVLSRAFFAGSQRYGAVWTGDNAAEWDHLKISIAMCLSMGLAGLSFCGADVGGFFKNPDAELLVRWYQAGAYQPFFRAHAHLDTAHREPWLFGEENTALIRAAIRQRYSLLPFWYTAFYHSYRHGQPVMRPLWMEFPDDVTTFAIDDQYMIDRALLVHPVTEQGARGVQVYLPGKGEVWYDVASRQKHHAPQTLYVPVTMSSVPVFQRGGTVVPRQERVRRSAECMRHDPFTLYVALSPQGTAEGDLFLDDGHTFDFQTQNRFLHRRFTFASGTLTASTADPAGAFDTPAWLERVVILGVGKPATVVLRPAAGPETLLDFQHEAETSVLTLRKPGVRMADDWSILLR